In Streptomyces nojiriensis, the sequence TGGACGGGCCGCGGGCCGTTCCGGCGGCGCGCCGCTCGCCCGCCGATCTGCCGGCCGTGCGCCGCGCCATCGAAGCGGCGCAGGCCGCGGCTTCGATCCCGGACCATCCGCGGCTGGACCAGGTCTTCGACGTGTTCGCCGAGGGCGAGTCGCTGTGGATAGTGAGCGAACTGGTCCCGGCCCGGCCGCTGGCCGCGCTGATAGCCGATGAACCGCTGAGCCCCTACCGGGCCGCCGAGGTGGCCTCGGACGTACTGACCGCACTGAGGGTGCTGCACGCGCACGGCTGGACGCACCGGAACATCACCGTCCGGACGGTGCTGGTGTGCGAGGACGGGCGCGTCGTGCTGACGGGCCTCGCGGCCGGCGCGGCGGAGGAGGCCCTGTGCGGGTACGACCCCGTCCCGAGCGCCGAGGACACCGACGGCGGAGCGGCGGGGTGGGGTACGGCCACAGCCACAGCCCCGGTGTCGACTCCGGTGTCGACTCCGGCCCCGGATCCGGTGCCGGACCCCGCTCCGGCCGCCGCCGGTCCGGTGGACGTCGCGTACGCGCCGCTCGTGGCCCCCGGGTACGACACCGGGCCGCGGTACACCGATCACATCACCCCCGGCCGTCCGCAGGACCGTCCCGACCCGCAGGCCGCCGCGCGGGCCGGGGCCATCGCCGCCTACCGGGCCGGGGCGCGGGCGGCCGCCGCCCGGGTGATCGAGGAGCGCCGGGCTGCGACGGCCGAGATCGAGGCCGGTGCGCCGCCGGAGCGCCGCCCCGAGGGGTCGACCCTCCCGCAGGGGTACTCGTACCCGTACGGCGGCCCGGAGACCGGCGCCGCCCCATGGCACGGCGCGACCCCCCGCCGGGCGGAGCTTCCCGCGACCGCCCCGGAAACGGAGCCGGAGCCGGAGCCGGAGCCGGAGCTCGTACCCGACCCCCAGCCCGAGTACCGACCCGATCCCGATCCCGAACCCGCTCCCGATGCCGAGCAGGCACCGCAGGCACCGCCCGAGCGCACCGCCCTGCCCGCCCAACTCGCCCTGCCCCAGGGTTACCGGCAGGCCGATGTCCCGGCCCCGGCCGCCCCCGACCGGCCACAGCCCGCCGGCAACGGCTGGTCCGGCCCGCGGACCGGCCTGGACGCCGAGCGTGCGCGGCAGACCCGGATGGCCGTCGTCGGGGCCGTCACCGAGCGGTGGGCCCCCGAGCAGGCCGGCCCCGTGCACGGGCACTGGCAGCTCGCGGCCCCCGTCGGGCCCGCCACCGACCTCTGGGCGCTCGGCGCGCTGCTCTACCGCGCCGTGCAGGGGCACGCCCCGTACCCGGAGGACAGCGTCGCCGAGCTGGTCGAGATGGTCTGCGCGGAGCCGCCCGCCTTCGCGGAGGAGTGCGGGGCGCTGCGCCCGGTCGTGGAGTCGCTGCTGCGCCAGGACCCCACCGAGCGGCCCGACTTCGAGGAGCTCCGCGGCTGGCTGCGGTCGCTCGTCCGGTCCGCGCCCGAGCCGGACGCCGGGTTCGGTGCGCTTCCGATGCCGGAGCCGGATCCGGCGCGGCTGCCCGTCGTACGCCGCCGAGGTGAGGTCCACGGCCGCCACCGCAACCCCGCGGGCCCCCGCAAGCCGCGCGCCCTCGGCCGGAGCCTGCTCGTCGGGATCCTGGTCCTCCTCGCCGGCGGGGTGGCGTACGCGATGCTGTTCCTGCCCCGGTCCGCCGACCAGGAGCCCGCGGGCGATGCCCGGGGCAGCACCGCGCAGGCGCCGGCGAAGCCGAGCCCCTCTCAAGTCCCTTCGGGCACGCCCGAGTCCAAGCCCGCCCCGCAGACGACGGCGCCCGCCGAATCACCGGCGGCCCCGGCACCCGCCCCGGCCGGTTACACCACCCAGCAGGACCCGGAGCACTTCGAGATCGCGGTGCCCGACGGCTGGGAGCGCCGCGGAATCAATGAATCCGGTCAGGTCCGGTACACCGACGGGCAGTTCGTGCTGACCGTCGTCCCCGGCCGCGACAAGGTCCAGGGCAATCCGGACCCGGCGGCGTACCAGAAGGACAAGGAGCCGGAGCTGACCCCGTACCGGACGTCCACCTGGTCGACCGTCGGCGATGTGAAGACCACCAAGGTGGGCCAGCAGTTGCGCGCGACGGGCCGGTACACGTGGATCGACGGGACCGGCCGCAACGTCTTCGCCCGCAACTTCGTCGTGGCGCTGGGCGGCAGCTACCACGTCGTCCTGGTCACCGGTCCGGAGGACGAACAGTCCAAGGTCACCGAGGTCTTCGAGAAGGCCACGGCGAGTTACAAGGCGGGCGGTTGAACGGATACTGACGACTGATCAGTACGGCGATTGCGTCACAGTGCCGTCTTTCGGCGCCCGGGCGGTTCCGGCAGCCCCTCCGGGCTCCGTAATCTGGCCTGAAGTGCAGAGAGCGGCGGGATTTCGTGGAACAGCAGACAGGTGGGGGCGCCGTGTTGGCGGGCCGGTACCGGCTCGTCGAGCCGATCGGCCGGGGCGGCATGGGCAAGGTGTGGCGTGCGCATGACGAGCTGCTCCACAGGACCGTCGCCGTCAAGGAACTGACGGCGGGTCTGTACGTCGCCCAGGCCGACCGGGACGTCATGCACGCCCGGACCCAGAAGGAGGCCCGGGCCGCGGCCCGGATCCAGCACCCGGCGGTCGTCACCGTCCACGACGTCCTGGAGCACGACGACCGGCCGTGGATCGTCATGGAGTACATCGACGGGCCCTCCCTCGCGGACGCGGCCAAGGCGGCAGGGCGGATCGAGCCCCGCGAGGCGGCCCGGATCGGCCTGCACGTGCTGGGCGCGCTGCGCGCCGCGCACGCGGTCGGCGTGCTGCACCGCGACGTGAAACCGGGCAACGTGCTGCTGGCCAAGGACGGCCGGGTCTTGCTCACGGACTTCGGGATCGCCGCGATCGAGGGCGACTCGTCCATCACGCGCACCGGTGAGATCGTCGGCTCCATCGACTACCTCGCGCCCGAGCGGGTCACCGGTGGCATCCCGGACCCGTCCTCCGACCTGTGGTCGCTGGGAGCCACCCTCTACACGGCGGTGGAGGCCCGCTCCCCGTTCCGCCGTACGTCGCCCATCTCCAGCCTGCAGGCCGTGGTCAACGACGAGCCGCCGGCGCTGCGCCAGGCCGGGGCGCTGGGTCCGATCATCACGGCCCTGCTGCGCAAGGATCCGACGGAGCGCCCCTCGGCCGAGGAGGCCGAGCGGATGCTGCTGGAGGCGATGGAGGGCCGCGAGCCGAAGGCCGCGCAGGCGTACGTGCCCACGCGCGCGGTGACACCGGAGGAACTGGCCCCGGCGCAGGAACGGTTCGAAGTGCCGGTTGTGCCGGCGGAGCCCGCGCCGACGGCCGCGCCGGCGGAGCCCCTGGTGCCCGCGGCGACCACCACGACCACCTCCGACCCGGCCCGGGGCTGGCGGGGACGGGCCGTGGTCGTGGCCCTGGTGGCGGCGCTGCTCGGCGGCGGCGGTGTGTTCGGGGTGCTCAAGTACACCGGGGACACGGGGAAGGACGAGGCCCCGGACAAGGTGGCCACCTCGGCGGGCCCCCCGGCGGGCTGGACCAAGGTGACCGATCCGACGGGCTTCAGCCTCTTCGTCCCGGAGGGCTGGACGCGCCAGATGGACGGCGACCAGATCGACTACACCCCGGACAACGGGAAGCACTTCATCCGGATCGCCGCCGACCCCAGCCCGGACTACCCGAACCCGTACGCGCACCTGCTCGACCTGGAGAAGCAGGTGCAGAAGCGGCTGGACTACAAGAAGGAGCGGCTGAACCAGAACACCTTCCGGGACAGCACCCGGGCCGCGCTCTGGGACTTCAGCTGGACCGAGAAGGGCACGCACGCCGGACCGCGCCGGGCGATCGAGCAGATGTACATCGCCCCGGACGACACCGAGTACGCGATCTACATGTCGGGCCCCACCGCGGACTGGAACACGACCCGCCAGCAGTTCGACATCGTGCTCAGCGGCTGGGAGCCGCCCGCCGAGCCCTGATCGGGCCTTGGTCGGGCCTGATTCCGGCACCCTGCCAGCGATCGCTGGCGGAAATGGCAAAATCCGGTTACCGGCGGGTACCCAAAGGCTGTCCGGCGCAATACGCTCACCGGCATGACGGACTCGCAGGCCCCCGCCGCCCCCCTCCGGACCGCACCGGAGCCCACCAACCCGGTCGCCCCGGCCCCGGCCGGTGCCCGCACCGCCGCCGACGTGGTGACCCCCGACCTGGTCGCCCGGCTGACCCGCGGAGTGATCGGATCCGGCCGCACCGCCAACCACACCCCCTTCACCGGGGACCGGCTGGCAGAGCTCCCGGAGGCCACCCCCGAGGACGTGGCCGAGGCCTTCGACCGGGCCCGCGCCGCCCAGCCCGCGTGGGCGGCGGTCCCCGTCGCCAAGCGGGCGGCGGTCCTGCTGCGCTTCCACGACCTGGTCCTCGACCGGCAGGCCGAGGTACTCGACCTGATCCAGCTGGAGACCGGCAAGGCCCGCCTGCACGCGCACGAGGAGGTCCAGGCGGTCGCCGTCTCGGCCCGCCACTACGGGCGCAAGGCCCCCGGCTACCTGCGCCCCAAGGGCCACACCGGCGCCATGCCCACCCTCACCAAGGTCACCGAACTGCGCCAGCCCCGCGGGGTCGTCGGCCAGATCGCCCCCTGGAACTACCCCCTCGAACTGTCCGTCGGCGACGCCCTGCCCGCCTTCGTGGCGGGCAACGCGCTCGTCATGAAGCCCGACACCGAGACCGCGCTGACCGCCCTGTGGGCCCGCGACCTGCTGATCGAGGCCGGCCTGCCCGCCGAGGTGTTCCAGATCGTGCTCGGCGAGGGCCCCGTCGTCGGCCCCGAGGTGGTCCGGCACGCGGACTACGTCTCCTTCACCGGCTCCACCCGCACCGGCCGCGAGGTCGCCCGGGGCGCCGCAGACCGCCTCGTCGGGGTCTCCCTCGAACTCGGCGGCAAGAACGCCATGCTCGTGCTGCACGACGCCGACATCGAGAAGGCCGCCGCGGGCGCCGTCCGCGCCTGTTTCTCCTCCGCCGGACAGCTCTGCATCTCCATCGAGCGGCTCTACGTCCACGCCTCGATCGCCGACGCCTTCGTGGAGCGGTTCGCCGCCCGTACGAAGGCCATGCGGCTCGGCGCCTCCCTCGCCTACGGCGCCGACATGGGCTCCCTGGTCGGCGAGCGCCAGCTGGAGACCGTACAGCGGCACGTGGACGAAGCCGTGGCCAAGGGCGCCACCCTCGTCGCCGGCGGCACCGCCCGCCCCGACATCGGCCCGCTCTTCTACGAGCCCACCATCCTGGACGGCGTCGAGGCCCCCATGGCGGTGTGCGGCGAGGAGACCTTCGGCCCCGTCGTCTCGATCTACCGCTTCACCGACGAGGACCGGGCCATCGCCGAGGCCAACGCCACCGCGTACGGCCTGAACTCCAGTGTCTGGACCAAGGACGCCCGCCGCGGCCACGCCGTCGCCGCCCGCCTGCGCACCGGCACCGTCAACATCAACGAGGGCTACGCCCCCGCCTACGGCAGCGCCCAGGCCCCGATGGGCGGCATGAAGGACTCCGGCCTCGGCCGCCGCCACGGCTCCGAGGGCATCCTCAAGTACACCGAGGCCCAGACCGTCGCCCACCAGCGACTGCTCCCGATGGCGCCCTCGCTGGGCATGGACGACGAGAAGTACGCGGCGTTCATGACCCGCAGCCTCAAGGTCATGAAGGCCCTCCGACTCCGCTAGGGAGCAGCACCGTGTCTGAGTCCGAGTCGGCATCTGATTCCTACGACTACGACGTCATCGTCATCGGATCGGGCTTCGGCGGATCGGTCGCCGCGCTGCGCCTGACCGAGAAGGGCTACCGGGTCGGCGTCCTGGAGGCCGGACGCCGCTTCACCCGCGAGAGCCTGCCGAAGAACAGCTGGGACCTGCGCAACTACCTGTGGGCCCCGGCCCTCGGGCTGTACGGGATCCAGCGGATCCACCTGCTCGGCAACGTGATGGTGCTCGCGGGCGCCGGTGTCGGCGGCGGCTCGCTCAACTACGCCAACACGCTGTACGTGCCGCCCACCGCCTTCTTCGAGGACCGGCAGTGGGCCTCCATCACCGACTGGCGCGAGGAGCTCACCCCCTACTACGAGCAGGCCAAGCGGATGCTCGGGGTGCGCCTCAACCCGACCATGACCCCCTCCGACGTCCACCTCAAGGCGACCGCCGAGAAGATGGGCGTCGCGGACACCTTCCACATGGCCCCGGTCGGCGTCTTCTTCGGCGACGGCGACGACGGCGAGGGCCAGCCCGGGGTCCGGCCCGGGGACGAGGTCCCCGACCCGTACTTCGGCGGCGCCGGCCCCGCCCGCAAGGCCTGCACGGAATGCGGCGAGTGCATGACCGGCTGCCGGCACGGCGCGAAGAACACCCTGAACGAGAACTACCTGCACCTCGCCGAGCGCGCCGGCGCCGTCATCCACCCGATGACCACCGTCACCGCGCTCTCCGACCACCCCGGGGGCGGCTACCGCGTCCGCACCGTCCCCACCGACGGCCGCCGCCGGGGCCGGGCGAAGGTGCTGCGCGCCCGGTACGTCGTCGTCGCGGCGGGCACCTACGGCACGCAGACCCTGCTGCACACGATGAAGGACCGCGGCGAGCTCCCGCGCCTCTCGCACCGGCTCGGGGAACTGACCCGGACCAACTCCGAGGGCCTGGTCGGCGCGCAGACCGACGACCGCCGCTACCGCAAGCGGCACGGAGGCGACCGCCGCGCCGACTTCACCCGGGGCGTGGCGATCACCTCCTCCGTACACCCCAACGCCGACACCCACATCGAGCCCGTCCGCTACGGACGGGGCTCCAACGCCATGGGGTTCATGACCGTCCTCCAGGTCCCCCACAGCAAGCACCGGGTCCGTGCCTGGCTCGGCCGGACCGTGCGGCACCCGGTGCAGCTGGCGCGTTCGCTGTCCAACCGGCGCTGGTCGGAGCGGACCATCATCGGCCTGGTCATGCAGTCGCTGGACAACTCGCTGACCACGTACCGCAAGCCCGGCGGGATCGGGAAGGGCCTGCTCACGGCCCGCCAGGGCCACGGCGCCCCGAACCCGGTCCAGATCGCGGAGGCCACGCAGGCCGCGACCCTGCTGGCCGAGGAGATCAACGGCTTCCCGGGCAGCAACATCGGCGAGCTGATGGGGACCCCGCTGACCGCGCACTTCCTGGGGGGCTGCCCGATCGGCGCCTCGCCCGACGAGGGGGTCGTGGACCCGTACCACCGGCTCTACGGGCACCCGGGCATCTCGGTGGTGGACGGCTCGGCCGTCTCCGCGAACCTCGGGGTGAACCCGTCGCTGACGATCACCGCGCAAGCGGAACGGGCGATGTCGTACTGGCCGAACAACGGCGAGCGGGACCCGCGGCCCGAGCAGGGGGCCGCGTACGTGCGCCTGGACGCGGTGGAGCCGGTCCGTCCGGCGGTGCCGAAGGAGGCCTTCGGCGCGCTGCGGCTGCCGTTCATGGCGGTCCCGGAGGTTCCGCCGCGCCGGCCGTGAGGAATCCGGAACCGCTGGTGTGACAGCGGTGGGTACCGCGCTCCCCCTCCGAGCGCGGTACCCACCGCGGTACATACGTGACAGATGTTCAGCCTTGATGGTTGTACCGGAATCCGCCGTGCCGGGCTGTGGCGTCGATCACACGGTGAAGTGTGCAACTGCGACTGATGTTCGACAGTCAACGGCTTCATGAGAAAGCGCATCTCGTTGCTGGCAGCCGGCGCCCTCGTGGCCCTGGGGCCGGCCACCACTCCCGCACACGCCGCGGACCCCGTCTTCACCCTGGCCGGACCGGCCGGGATCGGTCTGCGCCCGCACCCCGGGCAGAGCGGTGAGCCGCAGAAGACCTCGGTGGAGTTCCGGATCGTCAACGACTCGGCCAAGACGTTCGACCGCCAGAGCACGTTCACGATCGACCTGAGCGGCCTCAAGGGCGTCGCCGACGTGGCGCTCGCGAAGGAGAAGGGCGCGGACTGCACGCTCACGGCCGCGGCCGTGACCTGCAAGCGCTGGGCCCTGTGGACGGGCGACAGCGCCGTCGTGAAGCTGGACCTCAGCGCGGCCAAGGACAGCAAGGCCGGCGCGAGCGCCGACCTGACGGTCACCGGCGCGGCGGAAGGCGCCACCTTCAGGTCCGCCACCACCAAGGTGCGCGTCGGCGGCCCCGACCTGGTGCTGGAGCGGGCCCGGCTGAAGGCGGATCAGAAGCCGGGCGACCGGCAGAACCTGTCGATCATCTTCGCCAACGAGGGCACCGACCCCGTCAACGGCGTGGTGCTCGAAATGCGCACCACGCACGGCATCGACCTGGTCGAGCAGTACGACAACTGCTCCTACTCCGACGACACCGGCTCCGGCCGGCCGTGGACCACGGGCTGGACCACGGTGCAGTGCCTGCTGGAAGGCGAGTACGAGCCCGGCGCGGTCTACGGCGTCGACGGCCCGCTGACCCTCAAGGCCGCCCCGCACGCCTTCATCGACGGCCTGACCTACGCGGTGTACGCGGCCGGCGACCAGCCGAAGGCGGCGAAGAACCGCGCGCCCGCGGCCGCCCGCACCAAGCTGGCCGCGGCGAAGCAGGCACCCAAGGCCGCGGCCCGGTCCGCCCAGCAGCCGGCGGACCTCGACCCCTGGGACAACATCCAGGAGTTCGACTTCGCGACGCGCAACACCGCCGACCTGGTGGCGACGGGCGTGTCCCTCAAGGGCAAGGCCGGCGAGACGGTCACCGCCGACTTCGGCTTCCGCAACGACGGCCCCGCGTGGGTCGCCTACCTGCGCTCCCACGAGGCCGTGGCCCGTACCGACATCGTGATCCCGGCGGGTGCGAAGGTCACGAAGGTCCCGGCCGGCTGCACGGGGGTCAACGCCGACGGCACCCACCGCGACCAGACCCTGGGCGCGCCGCGCTACTTCTGCTCCACCGGCCATGTCGTCGGGGAGAAGGAGACCTTCACCTACCCGTTCCAGCTGAAGATCGAGAAGGTCGTGGCCGACGCCAAGGGCGCGATCACGGTCGGCCAGTGGACGCCGGAGGGCACCACGGGCCAGCGCTGGGACCCGAACCACGCCAACGACAAGGCGGCCTTCGTGATCAACGCGAAGGACACCGGACCGGCCCCGACCACAACCCCCACCACCTCGGCCACGCCGGCCCCGACCGGCTCCGCGACGCCCACCGCGACTGCGACGCCGAGCGCCTCGGCCACCGGCACGGGTGTCACGCCGAACGGCGGCCTGGCCTCCACCGGCAGCTCCGCCCAGGCGATCGCGCTCGGCGGCGCGGTGCTCCTGGCCGTCGGCGGCGGGCTGTTCCTGGCGTTCCGCCGCAAGGCGGGCGGGCACGCGTAACGCCCGACGACGCAGAACGGCCGGCCCGGGGCGTCCCCTGGGCCGGCCGTCCTCTACGGGGTGACCGGGCTGCTGTCCCCTGCCGTCCGGTCACGCGAAGGAGCGAGGTCCCACGACGCACGCTCCACGGGGCGTGCGTCTCATCGCTCCAGCGGATCCACGCGTGGTGTTGCGGTTCCGCGGCTGGCTGACGCGGACACCCTCACCAACGAAGGGCCCCGGGGCCGGTCACGGTCCGGACGGGTGACGAACAGCCGTCACACGCGCCCCCGGCACAGTTCCAGCAGGGTCATGGCGAGGGCGGTCCCGGGCTTTCCGAGCGCATCGCTCCAGTGGGACAGCACCTCCATCTCGCGCGACAGGTGCACCCGGCGCCCTCCGGACGCGATCCGCGCGTCCTGGATGACCGTCGAGACGGCCATCCGCTCCTGGATCAGCCCGATGATCCGGTCGTCGAGGGCGTCGATGCGCGCACGGGAGTCGGCGATCAGCTGCTCGGGGGTGGTGGTGATCGTGGTCATGGCGTTCTCTCCTGTGGGTCGTGTCGTGCCGGCAGGAGCGGAAACGCGCAAGCGCCCCGGTCCTGTCGGACCGGGGCGCTTCCGGGAAGTCAGTGGCTCAAGCGAGCATCACGAGGACCCATGGCGACCGGACCGACCGGTGCCATAGGTAAAGACGAAGCTCAGCTGCTTGCGCATGGAGGGGATTATTACCTTCCTCCCGCCCCCGGGCCAAGCCGATTCGGATGGTGAGACGAAGAGGGCCCGGCGTCCCCCGTTAGAATCGACAAAACAGCCACCTCTTCCGCCGGAAGGCCGCCCCGTGCCAGAA encodes:
- a CDS encoding succinic semialdehyde dehydrogenase; translation: MTDSQAPAAPLRTAPEPTNPVAPAPAGARTAADVVTPDLVARLTRGVIGSGRTANHTPFTGDRLAELPEATPEDVAEAFDRARAAQPAWAAVPVAKRAAVLLRFHDLVLDRQAEVLDLIQLETGKARLHAHEEVQAVAVSARHYGRKAPGYLRPKGHTGAMPTLTKVTELRQPRGVVGQIAPWNYPLELSVGDALPAFVAGNALVMKPDTETALTALWARDLLIEAGLPAEVFQIVLGEGPVVGPEVVRHADYVSFTGSTRTGREVARGAADRLVGVSLELGGKNAMLVLHDADIEKAAAGAVRACFSSAGQLCISIERLYVHASIADAFVERFAARTKAMRLGASLAYGADMGSLVGERQLETVQRHVDEAVAKGATLVAGGTARPDIGPLFYEPTILDGVEAPMAVCGEETFGPVVSIYRFTDEDRAIAEANATAYGLNSSVWTKDARRGHAVAARLRTGTVNINEGYAPAYGSAQAPMGGMKDSGLGRRHGSEGILKYTEAQTVAHQRLLPMAPSLGMDDEKYAAFMTRSLKVMKALRLR
- a CDS encoding chorismate mutase; this translates as MTTITTTPEQLIADSRARIDALDDRIIGLIQERMAVSTVIQDARIASGGRRVHLSREMEVLSHWSDALGKPGTALAMTLLELCRGRV
- a CDS encoding LPXTG cell wall anchor domain-containing protein, with the protein product MRKRISLLAAGALVALGPATTPAHAADPVFTLAGPAGIGLRPHPGQSGEPQKTSVEFRIVNDSAKTFDRQSTFTIDLSGLKGVADVALAKEKGADCTLTAAAVTCKRWALWTGDSAVVKLDLSAAKDSKAGASADLTVTGAAEGATFRSATTKVRVGGPDLVLERARLKADQKPGDRQNLSIIFANEGTDPVNGVVLEMRTTHGIDLVEQYDNCSYSDDTGSGRPWTTGWTTVQCLLEGEYEPGAVYGVDGPLTLKAAPHAFIDGLTYAVYAAGDQPKAAKNRAPAAARTKLAAAKQAPKAAARSAQQPADLDPWDNIQEFDFATRNTADLVATGVSLKGKAGETVTADFGFRNDGPAWVAYLRSHEAVARTDIVIPAGAKVTKVPAGCTGVNADGTHRDQTLGAPRYFCSTGHVVGEKETFTYPFQLKIEKVVADAKGAITVGQWTPEGTTGQRWDPNHANDKAAFVINAKDTGPAPTTTPTTSATPAPTGSATPTATATPSASATGTGVTPNGGLASTGSSAQAIALGGAVLLAVGGGLFLAFRRKAGGHA
- a CDS encoding serine/threonine-protein kinase; amino-acid sequence: MEQQTGGGAVLAGRYRLVEPIGRGGMGKVWRAHDELLHRTVAVKELTAGLYVAQADRDVMHARTQKEARAAARIQHPAVVTVHDVLEHDDRPWIVMEYIDGPSLADAAKAAGRIEPREAARIGLHVLGALRAAHAVGVLHRDVKPGNVLLAKDGRVLLTDFGIAAIEGDSSITRTGEIVGSIDYLAPERVTGGIPDPSSDLWSLGATLYTAVEARSPFRRTSPISSLQAVVNDEPPALRQAGALGPIITALLRKDPTERPSAEEAERMLLEAMEGREPKAAQAYVPTRAVTPEELAPAQERFEVPVVPAEPAPTAAPAEPLVPAATTTTTSDPARGWRGRAVVVALVAALLGGGGVFGVLKYTGDTGKDEAPDKVATSAGPPAGWTKVTDPTGFSLFVPEGWTRQMDGDQIDYTPDNGKHFIRIAADPSPDYPNPYAHLLDLEKQVQKRLDYKKERLNQNTFRDSTRAALWDFSWTEKGTHAGPRRAIEQMYIAPDDTEYAIYMSGPTADWNTTRQQFDIVLSGWEPPAEP
- a CDS encoding protein kinase; amino-acid sequence: MEEYAGRILAGRYRLPLPPSDEYELIETRAFDTRSGQEVLVRQVPLPEVVDAELLDGPRAVPAARRSPADLPAVRRAIEAAQAAASIPDHPRLDQVFDVFAEGESLWIVSELVPARPLAALIADEPLSPYRAAEVASDVLTALRVLHAHGWTHRNITVRTVLVCEDGRVVLTGLAAGAAEEALCGYDPVPSAEDTDGGAAGWGTATATAPVSTPVSTPAPDPVPDPAPAAAGPVDVAYAPLVAPGYDTGPRYTDHITPGRPQDRPDPQAAARAGAIAAYRAGARAAAARVIEERRAATAEIEAGAPPERRPEGSTLPQGYSYPYGGPETGAAPWHGATPRRAELPATAPETEPEPEPEPELVPDPQPEYRPDPDPEPAPDAEQAPQAPPERTALPAQLALPQGYRQADVPAPAAPDRPQPAGNGWSGPRTGLDAERARQTRMAVVGAVTERWAPEQAGPVHGHWQLAAPVGPATDLWALGALLYRAVQGHAPYPEDSVAELVEMVCAEPPAFAEECGALRPVVESLLRQDPTERPDFEELRGWLRSLVRSAPEPDAGFGALPMPEPDPARLPVVRRRGEVHGRHRNPAGPRKPRALGRSLLVGILVLLAGGVAYAMLFLPRSADQEPAGDARGSTAQAPAKPSPSQVPSGTPESKPAPQTTAPAESPAAPAPAPAGYTTQQDPEHFEIAVPDGWERRGINESGQVRYTDGQFVLTVVPGRDKVQGNPDPAAYQKDKEPELTPYRTSTWSTVGDVKTTKVGQQLRATGRYTWIDGTGRNVFARNFVVALGGSYHVVLVTGPEDEQSKVTEVFEKATASYKAGG
- a CDS encoding GMC oxidoreductase, producing MSESESASDSYDYDVIVIGSGFGGSVAALRLTEKGYRVGVLEAGRRFTRESLPKNSWDLRNYLWAPALGLYGIQRIHLLGNVMVLAGAGVGGGSLNYANTLYVPPTAFFEDRQWASITDWREELTPYYEQAKRMLGVRLNPTMTPSDVHLKATAEKMGVADTFHMAPVGVFFGDGDDGEGQPGVRPGDEVPDPYFGGAGPARKACTECGECMTGCRHGAKNTLNENYLHLAERAGAVIHPMTTVTALSDHPGGGYRVRTVPTDGRRRGRAKVLRARYVVVAAGTYGTQTLLHTMKDRGELPRLSHRLGELTRTNSEGLVGAQTDDRRYRKRHGGDRRADFTRGVAITSSVHPNADTHIEPVRYGRGSNAMGFMTVLQVPHSKHRVRAWLGRTVRHPVQLARSLSNRRWSERTIIGLVMQSLDNSLTTYRKPGGIGKGLLTARQGHGAPNPVQIAEATQAATLLAEEINGFPGSNIGELMGTPLTAHFLGGCPIGASPDEGVVDPYHRLYGHPGISVVDGSAVSANLGVNPSLTITAQAERAMSYWPNNGERDPRPEQGAAYVRLDAVEPVRPAVPKEAFGALRLPFMAVPEVPPRRP